The region GACGTCGAAGGGGAGGTGGTCACGGTGGACCGCCGGGACCAGCCGCTCGCGGGTGAACCGCAGGATCCGGCCGAGGACGAGCTGGGAGTCGTCGTGCACCGGCCCATCCTGTCGCTCTGGGCGGGCCGTGCGCGGAAAGGTCTATCTGAGCGGGGGTTGCCCGGGGCCGGGGCCGGAATGCGATCTCGGGGATCGCGGCCTTCAGGCCGGTGCCGAGTCCGCGTGCGAGGCCTTCCGGAGACGGCGCGAAGCCCTCGACGGCGCCGAGGTCAAGGGTCAGGCCGGCCGCCGCCACGCCCTCGTCGACCATCCATTACTGGTAGTAGAGGATGCACCAGCACAACGTGTCTCCCGTGGTACAGCCGGCCTCGGGTAAGGACCTGACCACAGCTGAGGTGGTGAAGGGCACTCCACCCCATTTCGACCACAGGTCGGTGGCCATCCCCACCACGTTCACGTTGCCGGCCGGCTGGTCTGTGCCGACATAGCTGTGGAAGCTGGTGTTGTAGTCGCGTCGGCCGTTGAAGTACCACCCGCTGTCGAACCAGTCCTCCGTGCCGGTTGCGACGATCTGTGGGGTCGCCTCTCCGTCGACGGCGATAGAGAAATTGCGCTCCAACCAGGACAGGTTGGTGGCGCCGACTCCTCCGACGTGGGAGTGGTAGACGATCGACCCCGGGCCGCCGGTGATCTGCGCGAGGGTGGTGGTCGCGGAGGCGGTCCGGGTGACCTTCTGGTCGACGTAGCGGACGCCCTTGTAGCGCAGTCGCTGACCGTTCGCCTCATCGGTTGCGGTGAGGCTGTAGGCGACCATCGAGTAGATGCTCGCGGTTTGCCCGGCATTGATGTTGAAGTAGGCGATCCTGATCGATGTGCCGAACGGCATCGGGAAGGTCAGCAAGAAGGCCGTGCGGTAGTTCCCGCTGTCGATCTCCACATGCACGTGCTCACACGAGTGACTGGTGTTGGCGCTGCCGGCTCCCCAGTGCGTGGCGAGCAGTGTGCCCATGTCGATGTCGATCGAGGCGCTCGGTGAGCCGTCGTAGTACACCCGTAGCCGGGCGTCCAGCGCTGGAGCGTTACCACCACCGAGCGCCATCCAGAGGGAGAGGACCGCCCCGGGACCGTTCCTGTCGCACAACGTGCGCTCGGTGTTCGGCGGCACCGAGACGTTTTCCACCTTCTCGACGTGGAGCT is a window of Pseudonocardia sp. T1-2H DNA encoding:
- a CDS encoding DUF2961 domain-containing protein, which codes for MVTPLASLRQGKLHVEKVENVSVPPNTERTLCDRNGPGAVLSLWMALGGGNAPALDARLRVYYDGSPSASIDIDMGTLLATHWGAGSANTSHSCEHVHVEIDSGNYRTAFLLTFPMPFGTSIRIAYFNINAGQTASIYSMVAYSLTATDEANGQRLRYKGVRYVDQKVTRTASATTTLAQITGGPGSIVYHSHVGGVGATNLSWLERNFSIAVDGEATPQIVATGTEDWFDSGWYFNGRRDYNTSFHSYVGTDQPAGNVNVVGMATDLWSKWGGVPFTTSAVVRSLPEAGCTTGDTLCWCILYYQ